One genomic window of Choloepus didactylus isolate mChoDid1 chromosome 27, mChoDid1.pri, whole genome shotgun sequence includes the following:
- the LOC119521753 gene encoding ret finger protein-like 3 has translation MAEYFKEASRCLVCLDYLEKPMYLKCGFVCCFRCITSLHREPHGKGLLCSFCSVVSQRNHLRPNRRLGGLVSRVKDLDPHLRAALQMNPRMLKFQVAMTLDVDTANNFLIISDDLRTVRCGNFNQNRRRRAGRFKSSICVLGSHQFTSGRHYWEVDVGASKEWDLGVCTESVNRKGKIHLSSELGFWTVGLRNGESYSASTTPVTTLGVNLRLHRVGIFLDMDIGNISFCDVSDGSHIFTFTKISAMEPLRAFFAPSIPSNDEQGVLRVL, from the exons ATGGCTGAATACTTTAAAGAAGCAAGTAGATGTCTCGTGTGTCTGGACTATCTTGAAAAACCAATGTATCTGAAGTGTGGATTTGTCTGCTGCTTCCGCTGCATCACCTCCCTGCACAGGGAGCCCCATGGGAAGGGCTTGCTCTGCTCCTTCTGCTCCGTGGTCTCTCAGAGGAATCACCTCAGGCCCAATCGGCGGTTGGGGGGGCTGGTTTCCAGGGTCAAGGACCTGGACCCCCACCTGAGAGCTGCTCTACAGATGAACCCGAGGATGCTGAAGTTCCAAG tggctatgaCCTTGGATGTTGACACGGCAAACAACTTCCTCATCATTTCTGATGACCTGAGGACTGTCCGATGTGGGAATTTCAATCAGAATCGGAGAAGACGTGCTGGGAGATTCAAGTCTTCAATCTGTGTCTTGGGCTCCCATCAGTTCACCTCTGGCCGCCATTACTGGGAGGTGGATGTTGGCGCAAGCAAAGAGTGGGACCTGGGTGTTTGCACAGAATCTGTTAATCGAAAAGGGAAAATCCATCTGTCTTCAGAACTTGGATTCTGGACTGTCGGTTTGAGAAACGGAGAGTCCTACTCAGCCAGCACGACTCCCGTGACAACCCTGGGTGTGAACCTCCGGTTACACCGAGTAGGGATTTTCCTGGATATGGATATTGGCAACATTTCCTTTTGTGATGTCAGTGATGGATCCCATATATTTACATTCACCAAGATTTCTGCTATGGAGCCACTGCGTGCATTTTTCGCTCCTTCAATCCCAAGTAATGACGAGCAAGGCGTCTTGCGTGTCCTGTGA